In Brienomyrus brachyistius isolate T26 chromosome 11, BBRACH_0.4, whole genome shotgun sequence, the DNA window AACTGCAGAGCATCAGACAAAAAGCACGAGCCTTCAATTTTCAAGGAGGGATATCAGCTTActtttgaaatatatttttaatctaCACATTTTAAAGTTATAGGCTGTGTCCGGTCACTGGTTATTCTTACTTTCACTGAAGATAAAAGGCGTATTGGCGTATTTACCTCTAGCGGATAAACTAAGCGGAGTAGTTGAAATAAAACCGTTACTATTCCCAGAAACACAATCAAACAAGGGACTACAGACAGTATAATTCTCAGAATGTCTGGGCTGAGGCACCATGAATCATTCTGCGTATGAACTCACTCTTGCTCAGATGCAGGTCCCTGGGCGTTATTGCCAAGAAAAGAATGCAGCGGTTTCTGAACGAGGCATCGCCTAGTTCtggagttcaaatcccatattAATTTTAGATAGTGTTAACTATGCGGTATAACCAACGAGGTCTGACTACAACATCGAACCTGCGAATATTTTTTTAGACCGAAAGCTTTCCAATAAATGACCACTTTCCTAACACCGTACCTAAACCTATTTTTTTATGATAAGGTGTGAAGTCATTACATTATATTAACTGATTCTATTACAGGACAGGCCTATGTATTTTAAGAATAAATAATCAAAAATCTAAATTAAACGCATTGTAATATTCTGCTtgattttaaatgaaaattCTAATTAATCTGAAGACATGCACAAGTCTTGTTTGGTAAATGAGAGGTCACTTACAATATTAGGTATATCAACATCACATTTACATATATACAATGTTTTCATTGCATAAATAATTGCTATGCTATGCCAAATGTTTTGCACTATTACAGATGTGTTATCAATGTAAGTGCAAATACACGCGTGTTGAGCGTGAATAAATACAACATAATAAAATTTGTGAGTCCAGTTTCACTAAAGaaattttataaaatatttagtgTTGGTAATGAATATTTGAAGGCTTTTTGACTATATTGGTACATGACAATCAATTACACTTTCTGCATTCAATATTTTGCTGAACGATAAACCCATGAAAACGGTAGGGTTACTTACGCCTAATGTAGAAATACAcaatattgcattttttttttagaaaaaaaaaattctgactGTGAAATAAATTCATTTCGTTGCCTAAAATACTAGACACGAAAACGTGGCGTGTTATATAGTTTTCCATTACTGAAGAATCAACATGAAACACGACAGAGTGAACGTGTTTTTACCATGGTCGAAGAATGAATGTGAAGGATGTCGTTTTAAAAATCTGcgtaatttgatttttttaacaGAGTCAATCAATCCTAAACGACAGAACAGGCGCTATTAAGTCTTGAGAAATCTGTATTTTATGACAATCTATTTCAAAGACCTGAAAAGACCTAGTTGTACAGAGAAAATAAATTGTAGTGTTTCAGTATGTAATTAATTGGACTGTTAGTTGGATTTATTTTCACTATTCCATACGTAATACTAAAAATGAAATTTAAGCGGAGACAAAACTTAGCGTCCAGGGAGGCGTAGTTTAGAACTCAATATATTAAACATACGTGTAAATTTGTAAATAACTAAATTAAAATGTTTGACAAGGTTGAAGAAATTTCAAatagatcaaatatgatatgCAACAACATTGTCATATTAAATCCTATATTGTGTTAACAAAACCGACGCACTAAAGTTCGGTAGCCCTGTTCCCTTATTTAATCTTCAGTTATGAAGAAGAAAGCGCTACACTACAATATAAACATATTTGTCTTAAAATGGTTCCCGGCGACGTCGGAAAAAGGTGCAGGGATCCAGGCGTGATATTTGCGTCGCGATGCCCTGTAGCTTTAATGTGCGGTTTGTGGGAGAGGCTGCGCGTTCACGAGCCCACCCCTTTTCAGCAGAAGCGGGAGTGCGCAATGAATCCCAGCCAAACTCTCCGCAAAGAGAAAAACACTCGGGGCTGCTCGGCATCACACTGCGAGAAAAATGCCGTTTTCGCCAGCTACCATTGGAAAAAATTGCTGCCAAACAAATAAAAGCATATGCAGTATATCTGAAGAAAATACTTTGATTAACAATTAATTGTATTTTGAATTTATATGCCAGGAAGTGCTCAGATAATCAAAGAATACACAGAGGACTGAATAAACTGTCAAAGGTAAGATTATTTTGGAAGTATTAAGTGTTGGTATTGTTGCATTGGTTTTACGATAAGGACTACAATACGCGATTATCCCGTGGAATACGGTTTAGTTATTTTAGATTTCAGTTGTTTATATGCTAGTAATTATGCTGTTAGTATAAACACTGTCTTCAGACATTCAAACATTATACAGTGAAAGTTCAAAATAGGGATATACTGAAAACGTAGAATGAAAGACGTACTTTTCAGCACCAAGGACAGAAAGCGAGCGACCCAAGCGATGTGAAATCAGCGCTCTTTTCTGCTAATACAGCTATGCAACCTGTCGGCAATGCAACGTCTCACGATTTAAGCAGTTAATAATAAAACGAGCGGTTTAAAAGTTGCTCCATACTGTAAATGGATGTGTGGTTTCATTCTTTCGGAATATGTATTAAATGTTCAGTATATTTCAGAATCCAGATAGTAGCTTATACAGATACTTTCAGCAGTATTGTGTAGAAAGATGTTACAGTTTACTTTTGTATCAGCAGCTCCTTATTATTGCGCCGTTCTGtatcattattataataattagtcTGTAATTCGCGTAACGTTGTGTTATACGGTATGCTGTTCTGATTCTTAAATAGATAACCAAATTATGAACTCGTTCCCACTTGCTTAAAACCCCATTTTTGCGAGAGAGAAGCCCAAATACTTGTAGCCTTATTAGTTTTTTAAtcttcttttaaaaaattcttatACGTTTGTCAAAAACTTTCAGAACATATAGCCTAATTGTTTAACAAATGTTTTGCAGGTGCTGGAAAAACGACAGCAATGGATCTCCGTCACCTTGCTCTGTGGACTGCTCTTATTAGTCTTGCTCAGTGCTGCCCAGAACCATGTAGCTGTCAAGACAAATACGCGCATCAGTTTGCCGATTGTGCTTACAAAGACCTGCTGGAGGTACCTGTAGGACTGCCAACCAATGTGACGACTCTCAGTCTCTCTGCTAACAAAATCACCCTGTTAAAATCCAAATCCTTCATCAACGTTACTCAGGTAAATTCACTGTGGCTGGCGCACAATGAGATCGTTACCATAGAACGTGGCACTTTGGCTCCCCTAGTGCAGCTACGAAACCTGGATCTGAGCCACAATAAAATCGTGAACTTCCCTTGGGAAGATCTCTACAACCTCACTGCCGTACAGCTGCTGAAGATGAACAACAACGAAATGGTCAGCCTGCCTAAGGATGCTTTTTCTACTCTGAAAGACCTGAGGTCACTCCGTATCAATAACAATAAGTTTACCACCATTACACAGGGCACCTTTGATGCACTGAGCTCCATGTCTCACCTTCAGATCTTCAACAATCCATTCAAATGCTCCTGCAGACTGGAATGGCTAAGGGATTATATTTCTGATGCTAAAATTTCAATTCCAGAGCAAAACTCCATTGTGTGCGAGACCCCCACACATCTGAAAGGTATGCTGGTTGCGAAAATGCCAAAATTAGAGTGTGTCGCTCCAACTGTGAGTATAACTTCCTTGCCCAACATCGAGAACACTGAGCTCTACGAGGGTTTCATGTTGATATTGAACTGTGAAGCCAAAGGAAACCCACAGCCAGACGTCAAGTGGGAAATCCGTGCTGGAAATGAGAACATTGAGTTTATCTTACCTAGTCCGGTGAGTGAAAAAAATGACCTGCCTGTGGATTCCAAAATGGTGGATAACCGATTTCAGGTCTTTCAAAATGGCACCCTCATCATCCCCCGCACGAGCAAGAAGGAGGATGGTAATTACAGCTGCTCGGCCACCAACGACTTAGGAAGAGCTGAGAGCTCAGTCAGGGTCGTGGTGGCAGGTACCAAGAAACAGTCTAAGAATTCCATGGACACCACAGCAGAAAGGAAGAATTTATTCGGACGTCAACCCGACACTAAGGCCTCCAAAAACAGTGTGATCACTTGGTCTAGGTCTGAAGAAAAGAGCAAGAACGTCCCCACTGGTTCAACGTACATCACTGAGGACACCGTGCAGCCTGGCAAGGATCCAGCACAACCAACATTCGCCAACAAATGTGGCATAAATGATGGCACCATATACGTTTCTAACCATGCCTTTAATATGAGCTTAGAAGAACTGAAACAGTATACCTTCGATTTTGGGGTCATTGCGTTAGAAGTATCAGAAACTGAGGCCAAAGTCCAGCTCAATCCTCTGCAGCTACCCAGCTCAAAGACAAATCTACACCTCAGTCCGTCCCAGGAACTTGAAACTGTGAATAAAGAAGCTTCCAGCCAAACATTACCCAAAAAGGTGCCCCTAGACATGCTCTACTTATGCGTAAGTACAGGTAATGGTCACTCTGTAGTTCAGTGGTCCAAGATTGAGGATGGCATTAATGCTTATCGTTTCCAAGGTCTGCAGCCAGGAACAAACTATACACTCTGTCTCACCTATGGCGGCTCTGACTGTCATGTCCAAGTCGTCTTCACAACAAGGAAGAAAATCCCTTCCCTGCTCATTATAGTTGTAGTTAGCGCGTTCCTGCTAGCCTTGGCCACCGTCCCCTTGCTAGGGGCTACTTGCTGTCATTTATTGTACAAATACCAAGGCAAGACATATAAACTGATCATGAAGACACAAAATCCAGATCAGATGGAGAAGCACATGGCTACAGACTTCGATCCCAGGTCATCTTTTGTTGAATCTGAGAAGAATTTCAACCCCAGTGAGGCAggcgagggagagggagagggagaggcacAGAGTGAGGTAGGGGACGGTGAAGGAGAAGTGGAAGGCAGCGTGGTCACCGAATCCATTCCCGGATCGCAGTCCAAAACTAACAATGAGGAATTTGAAGTGGGCTCCGAATACAGCGATCGATTACCCCTAGGGGCAGAAGCAGTGAATATCTCAGAAGAAATTAACGGAAATTACAAACACCCTGGTCGCTGACAGGTTTGTTGTCAGGGGTTAGAGGCTGTTACTATCAACGAATTTAAAAAGCAGGTAATTTCCAAATCACTACTTCATACAGCACAGGAGCCCGTTCGTTCATATAAGCTCCCAAAAATCACTTACGAGTATAAtaaaatatgtatacatatgATGTTTTGTTGCGACAAACTCTTTTACCACCAGTTAATGTCATGGATTGGACGGAATGTTTTAGAGGGACACCAGATATAAATACACTTGTACAAAGACATTGTGATGCATTCGAAACTAGAGGCACTTTTGTCGTTGTCATTTAATCGTTATCATTGATGTTTAGTAAAATAAAGAGCTCTAAAATAATACTCGGAAAAGTCGGTGAAAATCGCCGCTTTACCACTGTAGACAGGAGCAAAATGAATAGTCGTTTTTAGACGTTTGTTTCTGAGGATTGTGGTGCTGCCCGACGGCACTTTAAGTACCCGCGTCTGTGCGTTTGACTATTATTACTCTGTAAGATATGACGGGAATTTCACAGTCAATAAAGGAGGGCAGATACACGCTTTGGGGAATCCAAGCAACCACCAACAGTATTAAATATACTGTGGCGATACTAACAGATGTGACTTGAAGCCCTTAAAATCATTGGTGCTTGATATTTTCTCCCTTTTCTCAGATTCCGAACGTGTCCCCCCTTTTACAGATGTTGTCCGTGGCATGTCACACATATGTATTTTCATGTGTGTTTTTAATAGTGTATAGGAAGTTAGATATACTTAATGTCATTATGTGATGTAAGCCCGGTGAAACAAAAATGTTTCCTTTTGTTAATGAACAAGGTCAGTTTGCATATGCACACCTTAAGGCTTTGAGTGTAATGTAAAATGACTTATTGTGGGCTTTAAGTGACTAACTGTCCAGTTATATTTTAAAGATCCCTTTACATTTTTGATATCATTTTATGTACGTGAAATAAAGTTCTTGAAAAAAATAATCGCACTCATTTTTTTGACAGTGAAATACACAGATTTTAAAATTTACAATTACGAGTTTCTCTTTGGAGTTATGGTATTTAGATTAGTATTTTTATAtgcaattatataatcgtaAATTTA includes these proteins:
- the LOC125751850 gene encoding immunoglobulin superfamily containing leucine-rich repeat protein 2-like; this encodes MDLRHLALWTALISLAQCCPEPCSCQDKYAHQFADCAYKDLLEVPVGLPTNVTTLSLSANKITLLKSKSFINVTQVNSLWLAHNEIVTIERGTLAPLVQLRNLDLSHNKIVNFPWEDLYNLTAVQLLKMNNNEMVSLPKDAFSTLKDLRSLRINNNKFTTITQGTFDALSSMSHLQIFNNPFKCSCRLEWLRDYISDAKISIPEQNSIVCETPTHLKGMLVAKMPKLECVAPTVSITSLPNIENTELYEGFMLILNCEAKGNPQPDVKWEIRAGNENIEFILPSPVSEKNDLPVDSKMVDNRFQVFQNGTLIIPRTSKKEDGNYSCSATNDLGRAESSVRVVVAGTKKQSKNSMDTTAERKNLFGRQPDTKASKNSVITWSRSEEKSKNVPTGSTYITEDTVQPGKDPAQPTFANKCGINDGTIYVSNHAFNMSLEELKQYTFDFGVIALEVSETEAKVQLNPLQLPSSKTNLHLSPSQELETVNKEASSQTLPKKVPLDMLYLCVSTGNGHSVVQWSKIEDGINAYRFQGLQPGTNYTLCLTYGGSDCHVQVVFTTRKKIPSLLIIVVVSAFLLALATVPLLGATCCHLLYKYQGKTYKLIMKTQNPDQMEKHMATDFDPRSSFVESEKNFNPSEAGEGEGEGEAQSEVGDGEGEVEGSVVTESIPGSQSKTNNEEFEVGSEYSDRLPLGAEAVNISEEINGNYKHPGR